CACTTAAACGAACATTGCGTGGGACAATATTACGAAATACTTTTTTAGGAAAAAACTTTTTAACCTCGTCAACAACCTGAATAGAAAGATTAGTACGTGCATCAAACATTGTCAATAGTGCACCCAAAATATTAAGATTTGGATTGAGATGCTTCCGAACTCTCTCTAATGTACTCATTAACAAAGTTAAACCTTCAAGTGCGTAATATTCACATTGAATTGGGATAATGACATCTGTAGCAGCAGTCAAAGCATTTAAAGTAAGAAGTCCTAAAGAAGGAGGACAATCAACAATAATAAAATCATAGTCATGTTTAATAACTTCTATTGCATTCCGTAACTTTTCCTCACGTAACGGCTGAGTAACTAATTCAATCTCAGCACCGGCCAATTCAATTCGAGCAGGGACAACTTTAAAACCTTTTTGCTCTGTTTTCATTATTACTTGCTCTAGAGGAATATCATTAATCAAAACATCATAAATACAACGCGAAAGCTTATTTTTGACCACTCCCAAGCCACTTGAGGCATTACCCTGGGGATCTAAATCTATAAGAAGAACACGTTTACCTAACTCAGACAAACAAGCACTCAAATTTATCGCTGTCGTCGTCTTTGCAACTCCACCTTTTTGATTAGCTACAGCGATTACCTTAGTTATCAATAGACCACTTCCTTTTCACTCATTACCAACTGAAAACTTAGCAACTAAAAAACTATACTCTATGATAGTATCAAACCACTCAAAATAAAAAAAGCGCTTTTAACGCTTTTTTTATACAAATATAAATTTTATCCAAAAAATTAACTCCCTATAGCAATAATTCTTGGTAAAGGTGCATACTTGCTTTGTAGAAGGGGTTCGTTTTTTACAACCGTTCCATTCATTTTAACGGTTCGAACAGAATCTACAATATATCCTGGTTGACCCACTTGTTTAACAATGGTTTCTCCATGTCCCAGAGTTTCGTCGACGAGTTTCTGTTCTTCAGCAGGAATAACCGACTCTATCTTATTCGAAATAGTAACTTCCTGACCAGGAATAACTTTTCCATAAAGGTCAATAGTAACTGAATTATTGGTTACTTTTGTACGTATCAATAGGTAAGCTCCTGTATTATTTTTAAACTTCAAATCAAGAGTTGGATATGCCACCGTGGCATCTTGACCTAATGGAACATAGGAGATGGCAAGATCATGATTACTTCGCTGAGTTACAGGCAAATTTGCAAGTAAGCCGGTATTATATAATGTACTGGATACTTGACAAATTCCACCTGCTAAACCAGGAACGAATTTCCCGTTAACAATAATATAAGCATCTTTATAACCAGCTTCAACTGTGCGTTCTCCGACAATCTGATTAAAGGATAAAGTATCTCCGGGCTTAATAATTGCTTTATCCAACGCTTTAGCAGCCAAACGAACATTTTCTGACCGAGCAGTCTGAGAAGGATCAAACCGGGTAGTATAACTTGATATTAGACCAGTAATTTTTTGATCTTCCAATTGCGCAGCAGTCAATGTAGGTTGCTGTTCTTTGAATTTTAAAGTCATCACTGGAATAGGCTTAAAAATATCAATGCCTTTAATCTGAGATATTAAATCCTCGGTATTTATAACTCGACCAACTTGTTCATTTTTAATTGCCATAGTATTTTGTGGTGTAATTTCAAAAGATGCTTCAACACAAGGAATATTTAAGCCTTCTAATTTTTGTTTTAGAGTATCTGAGAGTTTTTGATCATTCCATGACTGTGTCAAACTTAATTTAACACCACTTGTAGCATGATACTTTGACATTACTTTCTTAAAAAAAGAACCACTTCTGCCAATATTATAGGCCTCGTCTAACGCTGAATCAGCAGATATCATAAGACCTAAATCATCAAGGGTCAATTCCTCTGAAAATTGATCCATAGAAAGCTTTACAGTTTGTCTTTTAAGACGTGTAACTTCATCATCTAATTTTTTGTCAGCTTGTTCAAGAGTCAAGTTGCCTATATTAATGCCAGAGACAGTTACCCCATCGACAATAACATGATTGTCTCGTGTGTAAGCTAGTGCTGAAATGCCTGCTAAAGCAAAAACCACGAGCACAAGAGCTAACGATATATATAATGATTTTCGTTTCTTTAGAATAAATCGAGACCGGCTTCTCTTTGTACGATGATATGATTTAGCAGCCTCTGATGCAGAATTTAATTGACCATAATTTGAACTCTGCCTCTGGTTTTGTGATTCTTCCAAATTTCCCCCTCCTACTTATCGAAGCAAAAAGACTTTATATTTTCTTAAATTCGACGTTGTATACTTATTTCCTTCACCGTCCATCATAAAAAAGGACCTTACTTCACAGTAAAGCCCCTAATATTCATTTATGATTTATTGAATAGGCTTTTTTGAAGGAATCCCTGCTTTTCTAGGATACTGAGCAGGAGTCTGTTTGATTTTCCGAATCAATATAATTGCACGATGTTCAGCGCCTTCGCCGAGATTATAATGCTCCCTGCCTTCACATTTTCCGCCGAGAATTTTTATAGCTTTTTCTGAATCAGCCATTTCATTCTCCGCTTGTATTCCTTTTGCAGCCAAGAAAAGACCATTAATCTTAAGAACAGGTAAAGCATACTCTAATAAAATAGGCAATCGTGCGACTGCGCGAGAACTTACTGTTTCGAAACGTCCTCTATACTTTGAATCTCTGCCAAAGTCTTCAGCCCGTGTATGAACAGTATGTATTTCAGTTAGACTAAGAGTTTCAATAACGACATCTAAAAAATCCAACCTCTTTTTTAAGGAATCAACCAAAACCACTTTTAACTCCGGTCGAAGTATTTTAAGGGGGACACCAGGAAATCCTGCACCAGTACCCAAATCAGCAAAATCAACGCCATACATATATTTCGAGAGAACCATAGAATCAATAAAATGTTTTAAAATAACGTCTTCTGGTTCAATAATCCTTGTCAAATTCAATTTTTGATTCCATTCCAACAAGAGATCCCCGTATTTACAGAATTGATTTATTTGCAAATCTGTAAGTTTAGAGCCAACATATTTATAGGTTAACCTTTCAAGTAGAGCAGCATACTCATCGAACACCTCTTATTTTTCCCTCCTGCGCTTTTGTTCCAAGGAAACGAGCAAAACAGAAATATCTGCAGGGCTTACTCCAGTTATTCGTGAAGCTTGTCCTAAATTCAATGGATTCACTTCCATAAGTCGTTGTCTTCCTTCCGTTGATAAACCTCGTATTTCTTCATAAGAAAAGTTATCGGGTAGAATTTTTTCCTCTAATCTTGTGAACTTTTCAATCTCTAATAGTTGCTTGTCAATATAACCAGAATACTTTGCCTCAATCTCTGCCTCTTCTAAAACTTCCATTTCGAAATTTTCTAACTCAGGCAGGAGTTTAATCAAATGCTTCAGGGAAATTTCTGGCCGACGTATTAAATCTTGGGCACTAATTCCACCACGAGCTGGAGTTGATTCTGCTTCAATCATTACTTGTTGTAATTCTTCATCTAAAGGAGAAAAAACTTTTGCTTTCAATAAACCATTTATTGACTCTAAATCACAGGTTTTTTGATAATAACGCTTCCAACGATCTTCATTCACGAGTCCAATGTGTCGCCCTTTTTCCGTTAATCTTAAATCAGCATTATCTTGACGTAAAACAAGCCGGTATTCAGCTCTGGATGTTAAAAGCCGATAAGGTTCTTTCACACCTTTTGTAACGAGATCATCTACTAAGACGCCTGCGTAACCATCTGATCTCCTTAGAATGAAAGGTTCCTTATCAAAGACTTGTAGTGCAGCATTTATACCGGCAATTAAACCTTGAGCAGCAGCTTCTTCATAACCAGAAGTGCCATTAAATTGGCCAGCTGTAAACAATCCTTTGATTTGACGAACTTCTAAGCAAAGAGAAAGTTGATGCGGCAAAACATAATCATATTCAATAGCGTAGCCTGGCCGCAACATTCGAACATTTTCCAATCCCACAATACTTTGCAATATTTGAATTTGAACTTCCTCTGGCATACTTGTTGATAAACCTGCTACATACAACTCCTCACTCTGCCAGCCTTCAGGTTCCAAAAATATCTGATGTGCATCTCTTTCAGAAAAACGAACAACCTTATCTTCAATGGATGGACAATAACGTGGACCAACACCCTCGATTTTTCCTGAATATAAAGGCGCTCGATAAAGATTATTACGAATAATTTCATGAGTTTTAGTTCCTGTATATCCTAGCCAGCAAGAAACTTGTTTTGATGGATCTCCATGCCAAAATTTACTTTCAGTTGGCAAAAAAGAAAAACGCCATGGAAAATCATCACCAGGCTGAACGCGGAATTTACTAAAATCTACAGATTGACGCTGAATCCTCGGAGGGGTTCCAGTCTTAAATCTTCCTAATTCAATCCCATACTCCTTTAGAGAGTCTGACAATGACACTGCAGGCATCTGACCATTAGGTCCACCTTGGTACATAGAATCCCCAATAATTATCCTTCCACGCAGATACGTACCACTGGTTAACACTACTCTCCCGGATTCAAAACGAGCACCAGTGCGTGTAACAACACCACACACTGAATTATTTTTTATATCAAGCCTTTCAACGAGACCTTGGATTACTGTTAACCGAGGCTGTGAAAGCAGTGCATTGCGCATGTGACTCTGATAAGCAAGTTTATCTGACTGAACCCGTAATGCATGAACAGCAGGTCCTTTACCAGTATTTAACATCTTAGCTTGTAAAGAAGTCTCATCTGCCACAATTCCCATTTGTCCACCTAAGGCATCAATCTCTCTTACTAAATGCCCCTTTGCCGGTCCTCCAAGAGAAGGATTACAAGGCATATGTGCAATAGTATCTAAATTTAAAGTGAGTAAAAGAGTCTCACAACCAATTCGCGCAGCAGCTAGAGCAGCTTCGCAACCGGCATGACCAGCTCCCACAACAATTACATCATATTTGCCTGCAAAATATTCCAAAGTTCATCCTACTTTCCTATACAAAATCGAGAAAAAATATCATCAAGAAGGGATTCTTGAACATTATGACCCGTAATTTCAGAGACTTGTTGTAAAGCTTGCCGAATATCTATTGATAGTATATCCCAGGGCATGCCCAAACCTATACTTGCTATTGCTTGTCTTAATGACTGAGCACAGTTTGATAACAAGGCAATTTGCCTTACATTTGAAAGTAGAGGGTCCGTCGATTGCACTGTCACACCATAATAGACTCTCTTTTTTATAGCATCTTCCAGTTCATTAAATCCTTTATGCTGGAGTACTGAAAAAGGAATAAAAACTCCCTTATCGTAACAATGATTAGAAATATCACCGTCTTTCAACAGATCAATTTTATTTAAAAGCACAATAACTTTTTCGGAATATTGCTTTAAAATTTGGTTTTCGACATCCGTAAGAGGTTGATTTGCCTGAACAACAAGAAGAATCAATTCTGCACACTTCATAGTGTTCCAAGCTCTTTCAATTCCAAGCCGTTCTACAAGGTCATTGCTCTCACAAATGCCAGCTGTATCAACTAATTGAAGCAGGATGCCTCCAACATTAACGGATTCTCTAATTTCATCACGTGTTGTCCCGGGGATATCTGTGACAATTGCTCGTTCTTCACGTACTAAAGCATTAAGAAGACTTGATTTTCCTACATTTGGCTGTCCGACAATTACTGTTAATAATCCGTCTCTAATTATTTTTCCTGTTTTGCTACCAGCTAATAATAGATCTGCATTTTTAACACTTCGTTTAATTAATGATTCAAGTGTACTTCTATCTAAACTTTCTACATCATCCTCAGGAAAATCAATTCCAGCTTCAATGTAAGCCAAAATTTCCAAAATCTCTTCCCTTAATTGAGTAATTTTATCAGAAAGACCACCACTTAATTGAGATAAAGCCAAATTAGCAGATGTTTCAGTTCTAGAACTGATTAAATCAATCACTGCCTCTGCCTGAATTAAATCAAGTTTACCATTTAAAAAAGCACGTTTTGAAAATTCCCCGGGTTCTGCTAAACGAGCACCATGACGAATACAAGCTTGCAAAATTCTTTGAGCAACAAATGGACCGCCATGGCAATTTATTTCATATACATCTTCTCCTGTATATGACGTGGGGGCCAACATTCTGCCAACCAACACTTCATCAAGTATGGTACTTTCATCATGAAATAATCCTAAATTTAGAGTAAAGTTATCATAACTTGCCCAACGTTCTCTATTTTGAGGTTTAAAACATTCTTCTATAATTAGACCTGCTTTTGAACCACTTAATCTTAGAACGTGAATACTTGCCTCACCCATAGCCGTAGCCATGGCGACTATTGTATCTTCCATGAATTTCATTCCCCATTTGTATATTTATCCTGCAGCTGTCCTTTAGTATTAGAAAACTTGGCTGGCGCCCGACGAAGACACTATCCTCACACGTATTATCCATCTTGCGGTATGCAACAAAAGTTATACTGATTAGTATAAAAAAGAGGGGGTATACCCCCTCTTAGCCTCTTTTAAGTGATATTACAACCCTTCGATTCGGTTCATCGCCCTCACTAAAAGTTGAAATTCTTGCTTCATCTTGCAAAGAAGTGTGTATAATTCGCCGTTCATGCGGATTCATTGGCTCTAACACTATCCTTGTCCCCGTTCTCTTAACCTTTTCCGATAATCTTTTCGCAAGACGAACTAATGTTTCCTCCCGCCGAAGTCTATAGCCCTCAACATCTACAACAATTCGAACTCTCTCGGACATCTGTTTTGCAACAGCTAAA
This Desulfosporosinus orientis DSM 765 DNA region includes the following protein-coding sequences:
- a CDS encoding VanW family protein, whose protein sequence is MEESQNQRQSSNYGQLNSASEAAKSYHRTKRSRSRFILKKRKSLYISLALVLVVFALAGISALAYTRDNHVIVDGVTVSGINIGNLTLEQADKKLDDEVTRLKRQTVKLSMDQFSEELTLDDLGLMISADSALDEAYNIGRSGSFFKKVMSKYHATSGVKLSLTQSWNDQKLSDTLKQKLEGLNIPCVEASFEITPQNTMAIKNEQVGRVINTEDLISQIKGIDIFKPIPVMTLKFKEQQPTLTAAQLEDQKITGLISSYTTRFDPSQTARSENVRLAAKALDKAIIKPGDTLSFNQIVGERTVEAGYKDAYIIVNGKFVPGLAGGICQVSSTLYNTGLLANLPVTQRSNHDLAISYVPLGQDATVAYPTLDLKFKNNTGAYLLIRTKVTNNSVTIDLYGKVIPGQEVTISNKIESVIPAEEQKLVDETLGHGETIVKQVGQPGYIVDSVRTVKMNGTVVKNEPLLQSKYAPLPRIIAIGS
- the mnmE gene encoding tRNA uridine-5-carboxymethylaminomethyl(34) synthesis GTPase MnmE, yielding MEDTIVAMATAMGEASIHVLRLSGSKAGLIIEECFKPQNRERWASYDNFTLNLGLFHDESTILDEVLVGRMLAPTSYTGEDVYEINCHGGPFVAQRILQACIRHGARLAEPGEFSKRAFLNGKLDLIQAEAVIDLISSRTETSANLALSQLSGGLSDKITQLREEILEILAYIEAGIDFPEDDVESLDRSTLESLIKRSVKNADLLLAGSKTGKIIRDGLLTVIVGQPNVGKSSLLNALVREERAIVTDIPGTTRDEIRESVNVGGILLQLVDTAGICESNDLVERLGIERAWNTMKCAELILLVVQANQPLTDVENQILKQYSEKVIVLLNKIDLLKDGDISNHCYDKGVFIPFSVLQHKGFNELEDAIKKRVYYGVTVQSTDPLLSNVRQIALLSNCAQSLRQAIASIGLGMPWDILSIDIRQALQQVSEITGHNVQESLLDDIFSRFCIGK
- the rsmG gene encoding 16S rRNA (guanine(527)-N(7))-methyltransferase RsmG → MFDEYAALLERLTYKYVGSKLTDLQINQFCKYGDLLLEWNQKLNLTRIIEPEDVILKHFIDSMVLSKYMYGVDFADLGTGAGFPGVPLKILRPELKVVLVDSLKKRLDFLDVVIETLSLTEIHTVHTRAEDFGRDSKYRGRFETVSSRAVARLPILLEYALPVLKINGLFLAAKGIQAENEMADSEKAIKILGGKCEGREHYNLGEGAEHRAIILIRKIKQTPAQYPRKAGIPSKKPIQ
- a CDS encoding ParA family protein — its product is MTKVIAVANQKGGVAKTTTAINLSACLSELGKRVLLIDLDPQGNASSGLGVVKNKLSRCIYDVLINDIPLEQVIMKTEQKGFKVVPARIELAGAEIELVTQPLREEKLRNAIEVIKHDYDFIIVDCPPSLGLLTLNALTAATDVIIPIQCEYYALEGLTLLMSTLERVRKHLNPNLNILGALLTMFDARTNLSIQVVDEVKKFFPKKVFRNIVPRNVRLSEAPSHGKAINTYDSRSRGAEVYRDLAKEVLERV
- the mnmG gene encoding tRNA uridine-5-carboxymethylaminomethyl(34) synthesis enzyme MnmG is translated as MEYFAGKYDVIVVGAGHAGCEAALAAARIGCETLLLTLNLDTIAHMPCNPSLGGPAKGHLVREIDALGGQMGIVADETSLQAKMLNTGKGPAVHALRVQSDKLAYQSHMRNALLSQPRLTVIQGLVERLDIKNNSVCGVVTRTGARFESGRVVLTSGTYLRGRIIIGDSMYQGGPNGQMPAVSLSDSLKEYGIELGRFKTGTPPRIQRQSVDFSKFRVQPGDDFPWRFSFLPTESKFWHGDPSKQVSCWLGYTGTKTHEIIRNNLYRAPLYSGKIEGVGPRYCPSIEDKVVRFSERDAHQIFLEPEGWQSEELYVAGLSTSMPEEVQIQILQSIVGLENVRMLRPGYAIEYDYVLPHQLSLCLEVRQIKGLFTAGQFNGTSGYEEAAAQGLIAGINAALQVFDKEPFILRRSDGYAGVLVDDLVTKGVKEPYRLLTSRAEYRLVLRQDNADLRLTEKGRHIGLVNEDRWKRYYQKTCDLESINGLLKAKVFSPLDEELQQVMIEAESTPARGGISAQDLIRRPEISLKHLIKLLPELENFEMEVLEEAEIEAKYSGYIDKQLLEIEKFTRLEEKILPDNFSYEEIRGLSTEGRQRLMEVNPLNLGQASRITGVSPADISVLLVSLEQKRRREK